A window of the Xenopus laevis strain J_2021 chromosome 9_10L, Xenopus_laevis_v10.1, whole genome shotgun sequence genome harbors these coding sequences:
- the deptorl.L gene encoding LOW QUALITY PROTEIN: DEP domain-containing mTOR-interacting protein (The sequence of the model RefSeq protein was modified relative to this genomic sequence to represent the inferred CDS: deleted 1 base in 1 codon) produces SGKETLSRSQGDRAGENQRRAEVGLAGEQLRLWLHNAKDRCQDTRTYPNCLVGKELVDWLVEHSEAPDRQTAVSIMQRLMDYNVVHHVCDEHVSFKDAKLLYRFRNDDGTLSPSKQVKICVRGQRLYEMITSQEESILQVREQGSERYRRTFLGQQILDWLLDHGEVSSREEGVKLCRELLEHGIIQHVSGHQHFSDSEMLFQFTINFRRRRKLIEVLNDPDPVMDPKQESPDSPFCLRKLGSDLPHNNFVCVQHNEPKIVPAPRRCGYSSPGSGSSYTYLSPSVPLKTPPSVLKRPVTAEELLSPGAPYVRKILMYECKKSEGILGDDVGWGFVIRGSGPCHIQAVDPGGPAAAAGMKVCQFIYAVNGNCCLRYDCQTINRLIVAGPRAIILEVLEPLSEFAFFWELSPVRG; encoded by the exons TCCGGGAAGGAGACGCTGAGCAGGAGTCAGGGGGATCGTGCGGGGGAGAACCAGAGGCGCGCGGAGGTTGGACTGGCGGGGGAGCAACTCAG GCTGTGGCTGCATAACGCCAAGGACCGGTGTCAGGACACACGCACATACCCAAACTGCCTGGTGGGCAAGGAGCTTGTTGATTGGCTAGTGGAGCACAGTGAGGCCCCTGACAGACAGACGGCTGTGAGCATCATGCAAAGACTTATGGACTACAACGTGGTGCATCATG TATGCGATGAACATGTGTCATTTAAAGACGCCAAGCTCCTGTATCGCTTTCGGAATGATGATGGCACCCTGTCTCCCAGCAAGCAGGTGAAGATATGTGTGCGGGGCCAGCGCTTATATGAGAT GATAACCAGCCAGGAGGAATCCATACTGCAGGTTCGGGAGCAGGGCTCTGAGCGGTATCGCCGGACTTTCCTTGGTCAGCAGATTTTGGACTGGCTGCTCGATCACGGGGAGGTATCCAGCAGGGAGGAAGGAGTTAAGCTGTGCCGGGAATTGCTGGAACATGGCATCATACAGCATG TGTCCGGACACCAGCACTTTTCCGATTCGGAAATGTTGTTCCAGTTCACGATTAATTTCAGACGTAGGAGAAAACTGATTGAGGTCCTGAACGATCCAGATCCCGTTATGGATCCCAAGCAAGAATCTCCCGACAGCCCCTTCTGCCTTCGCAAGCTTGGCTCCGATCTCCCTCATAACAACTTTGTCTGTG TTCAGCATAATGAGCCGAAGATTGTTCCTGCACCACGTAGGTGTGGTTACTCTTCTCCTGGTTCTGGATCCAGCTACACCTACCTTTCTCCTTCCGTGCCTCTTAAGACACCCCCATCAG TGCTGAAAAGACCTGTAACGGCGGAGGAGTTGCTGTCCCCGGGAGCACCTTACGTCCGGAAGATTTTAATGTATGAATGTAAGAAGAGTGAAGGG ATTTTGGGGGATGATGTCGGTTGGGGGTTTGTGATCCGTGGGTCTGGTCCCTGCCACATTCAGGCTGTTGACCCTGGAGGaccagctgctgctgctggcatGAAG GTATGTCAGTTTATTTATGCCGTGAATGGGAATTGCTGCTTGCGCTACGACTGCCAGACAATCAACCGACTCATCGTGGCTGGACCACGGGCCATTATCCTTGAAGTTTTGGAGCCACTCAGC GAATTTGCCTTCTTTTGGGAGCTCTCACCTGTGCGGGGTTAA
- the LOC121398182 gene encoding serine/threonine-protein kinase 4-like, translating into MAEGKPPYADQYPVEHLIREAQPPKLQSNRWSQHFVSFLEMCLKKDPLERGSAEELLQHPFISQLPPKKIIRAELEEHLLTLQNCPAKKGLKGVALWTLRQLRCACTQTSAEQEAALQMALEGFSCY; encoded by the exons atggccgagggaaaaccac cttACGCAGATCAATACCCGGTGGAACACCTGATAAGAGAAGCTCAACCACCGAAGCTTCAATCAAACAGATG gTCACAACATTTTGTGTCCTTCTTGGAGATGTGTCTGAAGAAGGATCCTTTGGAGAGAGGGAGTGCTgaagaactcctgcagcacccattcaTCAGCCAACTGCCACCTAAGAAAATCATCAGGGCTGAGTTGGAAGAACATCTCCTGACTCTGCAAAACTGTCCGGCCAAGAAAG gactgaagggagtagctctctggACCCTGAGACAGCTGCGGTGTGCTTGCACACAGACATCggcagaacaagaagcagctctgcaaatggcCCTGGAGGGCTTCTCCTGTTATTAA